A genomic window from Chanos chanos chromosome 14, fChaCha1.1, whole genome shotgun sequence includes:
- the gltpa gene encoding glycolipid transfer protein, producing the protein MALLMEHQFRQLPADKQVETRPFLESVSYLPPFFDCLGSTVFAPIKADIAGNITKIKAVYDSNPSRYKTLQQILEAEKEMYGTEWPKVGATLALMWLKRGLRFIQVFLQSLVDGEKDENNPNLIRVNITKAYELALKKYHGWLVQKLFKAALYAAPYKSDFLKALSKGRDVKEEDCLEKVRQFLVNFTATVDAIYDMYTRMNAELDYTV; encoded by the exons ATGGCTCTCCTTATGGAGCACCAGTTTAGGCAACTTCCAGCCGACAAACAAGTGGAAACCCGGCCATTCTTGGAGTCCGTCTCCTATCTTCCGCCATTCTTCG ACTGCCTTGGGTCCACGGTGTTCGCACCCATCAAGGCGGACATTGCCGGAAACATAACA AAAATCAAGGCTGTTTACGACAGCAATCCCAGCAGGTACAAGACGCTTCAGCAGATTCTGGAGGCGGAGAAGGAGATGTACGGGACGGAATGGCCCAAAGTCGGAGCGACTCTCGCCCTAATGTGGCTGAAACG aggactTCGGTTCATTCAGGTCTTTCTCCAGAGCTTAGTCGACGGGGAGAAAGACGAAAACAATCCTAACCTCATTCGAGTTAACATCACCAAAGCGTACGAGCTTGCCTTGAAGAAGTACCACGGCTGGCTTGTTCAGAAGCTTTTTAAA GCAGCGCTGTACGCGGCTCCGTACAAATCAGATTTTCTGAAAGCCCTTTCAAAAGGCCGGGACGTCAAAGAAGAGGACTGCCTGGAGAAAGTGCGGCAGTTCCTGGTCAACTTCACCGCCACAGTGGACGCCATCTACGACATGTACACCAGAATGAACGCCGAGCTGGACTACACCGTGTGA
- the tchp gene encoding trichoplein keratin filament-binding protein — translation MALPTLSAHWPSRVRALERQMVRQREQEARWRQQWELHSQYFREQTLRSNKQAYWSSRQSYQKSMSAFHRERMKEEKKRNLEERRERLRILLQEERDRLETELREVGPDRSASVRQLVERTEGLRSAREERRKNLAQELLREHWKQNNPELRKVESTLHKDHVVSQWQEQKAEKKRCDEVAQEEKRRFENEYERTRREALERMKEEEERRKEEERKRAEELRRQMEELKLREEEASHLKKEQEALMVQRWEVERLEEERKQAEESRKKSELGRFLTRQYRAQLRRRAQQVQEELEADRRILAALLEGEEEDHRIASARRERAVADAAWMKGVIEEQLELERQREAEFETLYREEAQRVWEKREEEWEKERRARERLMQEVLTGRQQQLEEKMQRNRRAQEESLRRREELIQLLEMERESRRQEREQEEAQRTTRMQEINAQVEERRREQWEEQQRRKEEEERQREALRLEEEELRLETQRMTEQGYQERIRSRPRSAWT, via the exons ATGGCTTTGCCGACGCTTTCTGCTCACTGGCCGAGTCGCGTACGCGCGCTGGAGAGGCAGATGGTGCGGCAGCGGGAACAGGAGGCTCGGTGGCGGCAGCAATGGGAGCTTCATTCGCAATATTTCAGGGAGCAGACTCTCCGCAGCAATAAACAGGCATACTGGAGCTCCCGGCAGTCTTATCAAAAAAG TATGAGTGCGTTCCACCGCGAGCGaatgaaggaggagaagaaacgGAATCTGGAGGAACGGAGGGAGAGACTCAGGATTCTGCTCCAGGAGGAGAGAGACCGGCTGGAGACAGAGCTTCGAGAGGTTGGCCCAGACAGGAGTGCCTCAGTCAGGCAGCTggtggagaggacagagggtcTGCGGTCAGCcagggaagagagaaggaaaaat CTTGCACAGGAGCTGTTGAGGGAGCATTGGAAACAGAACAACCCTGAACTTCGTAAG GTCGAATCAACTTTGCACAAAGATCATGTCGTCAGCCAATGGCAGGAGCAAAAGGCTGAGAAAAAACGG TGTGATGAAGTAGCCCAGGAGGAGAAGAGgcgctttgaaaatgaatacgAGAGGACAAGAAGGGAGGCCCTGGAGCggatgaaggaggaggaggagaggaggaaagaggaggagaggaaaagagcgGAGGAGCTTCGGAGACAGATGGAGGAACTCAAACTGCGTGAGGAAGAG GCCAGCCATCTGAAGAAGGAGCAGGAGGCTCTGATGGTGCAGCGCTGGGAGGTGGAAAGGctggaagaagagaggaaacaagCGGAAGAGTctagaaaaaaatcagaactagg gCGGTTTCTGACACGGCAGTATCGAGCTCAGCTGAGGAGAAGAGCGCAGCAGgtgcaggaggagctg GAGGCGGACCGCAGGATCTTGGCCGCGCTTCTGGAGGGCGAGGAGGAGGACCACAGGATAGCGAGCGCTCGGCGCGAGAGGGCGGTGGCAGACGCGGCCTGGATGAAAGGAGTGATCGAGGAGCAGCTGgaactggagagacagagagaggcggaGTTTGAAACTCTGTACAG GGAGGAGGCGCAGCGTGTTTGGGAGAAGCGAGAGGAGGagtgggagaaggagaggagagccagagagaggctCATGCAGGAG GTTCTGACAGGGAGACAGCAGCAGTTGGAGGAGAAGATGCAGCGGAATCGCAGGGCCCAGGAGGAGTCTCTCCGTCGCAGAGAGGAGCTCATTCAGCTCctggaaatggagagagagagcagacgacaggagagagagcaggaggaggccCAACGGACCACACGCATGCAGGAGATCAAtgcccag gtGGAAGAGCGGCGTCGGGAGCAGTGGGAAGAGcagcagaggaggaaagaagaggaggagaggcagagggaggcGCTCAGgctagaggaggaggagctccGCCTGGAGACACAGCGGATGACTGAACAGGGGTACCAGGAGAGG ATCCGTAGCAGACCCCGGTCAGCCTGGACATGA
- the git2a gene encoding ARF GTPase-activating protein GIT2a isoform X2, whose amino-acid sequence MSKRIRNSEVCADCGAPEPRWASVNRGVLICDDCCSVHRSLGRHSSQVRHLTHSSWPPTQLQMVQTLYNNGANAIWEHSILDPASGTGGKRKGNPQDKVYPNKAEFIRAKYQLLAFVHRGPCRDEDSCTAKDLSKQLHSSVRTGNLETSLRLLSLGAQANFFHPEKGNTPLHVAARAGQVSQAELLTVYGADPGAPDSCGKTPIDYARQAGHNDLADRLVDIQYELTDRLAFYLCGRKPDHKSGQHFIIPQLADSSQDLSELAKAARKKLQSLSNHLFEELAMDVYDEVDRRETDAVWLTTQNHSTLVTEATVVPFLPVNPEYSSTRNQGRQKLARFSAHEFATLVIDILSDAKRRQLGNPVTSPKETVELPFRGVASRHGSEDQDNDQPDYDIVASDEDTDIDLPSGKVDRTKLLSLQSENSHLRHQVTTTHTYQAPSGPDYTDPSSPSGLKRRASAARASRPTSMYETGSGLKPFLPKGESSYPEENLPTLKLFPPHASKFEKQSSIQESDYDNTVNNSDLDDSGPGQRGRARSSGWLGESGSIPELDELGAEPESDSTLPSTEDVIRKTEQITKNIQELLRSAQGNNQNSFVPCSERILVAVTEMAALFPKKPRSETVRISLRLLITSACRLQGECKKATPLEGGTGPDMQLVTQQVIQCAYDIAKAAKQLVTITTKENNN is encoded by the exons ATGGTACAGACCTTATACAATAACGGTGCTAACGCGATATGGGAGCACTCTATTTTAGACCCTGCATCGGGAACGGGCGGGAAACGCAAAGGGAACCCTCAGGATAAAGTCTA CCCAAACAAGGCAGAGTTTATCAGAGCGAAATACCAGTTACTGGCTTTTGTTCATCGGGGGCCTTGTCGGGATGAAGACAGCTGCACAGCAAAGGATTTGAGTAAG CAACTCCACTCGAGTGTTCGGACAGGTAACCTGGAGACGTCGCTGCGTTTGCTGTCCCTCGGAGCTCAGGCCAACTTTTTCCATCCG GAAAAAGGCAACACGCCCCTGCATGTGGCCGCCAGGGCGGGGCAGGTCTCACAGGCAGAGCTGCTGACCGTGTACGGGGCCGACCCTGGCGCTCCAGACAGCTGCGGCAAGACTCCCATCGACTACGCAAG acaaGCTGGGCACAATGACCTGGCTGACAGACTCGTCGACATACAGTACGAGCTAACAGACAGATTAGCATTCTACCTCTGTGGAAGAAAACCCG ATCATAAAAGTGGACAACACTTCATCATACCGCAGCTTGCTGACAG CAGCCAGGATTTGTCCGAGCTGGCAAAAGCAGCGAGAAAGAAACTGCAATCT CTCAGCAATCATTTGTTTGAGGAGCTGGCCATGGATGTGTATGATGAAGtggacagaagagaaacagatgcCG TGTGGCTGacaacacagaaccacagcacGTTGGTAACGGAGGCCACCGTTGTCCCTTTCCTTCCTGTCAACCCGGAGTATTCATCAACACGAAACCAG GGAAGGCAGAAACTTGCCAGATTCAGCGCACATGAATTTGCTACGCTGGTCATTGATATCCTGAGCGATGCGAAACGTCGACAGCTGGGAAATCCGGTGACTAGCCCTAAAG AGACCGTGGAACTTCCGTTTAGGGGTGTGGCCAGTCGTCACGGCAGCGAAGACCAAGACAACGACCAGCCAGACTATGACATCGTGGCGTCCGACGAGGACACAGACATTGACCTGCCCTCTGGCAAAGTAGACCGGACCAAG CTTCTCTCGCTGCAAAGCGAGAACTCCCACCTCAGGCATCAGGTCACTACCACCCATACCTACCAGGCCCCCAGCGGGCCAGACTACACAGACCCCTCCAGCCCTTCGGGCCTTAAACGCCGGGCGTCCGCGGCACGAGCCAGCCGGCCCACGTCTATGTACGAAACGGGCTCGGGCCTGAAACCTTTTCTCCCTAAGGGAGAGAGCTCGTACCCTGAGGAAAACCTCCCGACCCTCAAACTTTTCCCACCTCAT GCCTCAAAGTTTGAAAAGCAAAGCAGCATACAGGAAAGTGATTACGACAACACAGTCAACAACTCTGACCTTGACGACTCAGG CCCAGGCCAGAGGGGACGGGCGCGGAGCAGCGGTTGGCTGGGGGAGAGCGGATCCATCCCCGAGCTTGACGAACTAGGGGCGGAGCCTGAGTCGGACTCCACCCTCCCCAGCACGGAGGACGTCATCCGTAAGACAGAACAGATCACCAAGAACATCCAAGAGCTGTTGCGTTCGGCTCAGGGCAACAACCAAAACAG CTTTGTACCCTGTTCAGAAAGAATTCTTGTGGCTGTGACAGAAATGGCTGCCCTATTTCCCAAG AAACCACGATCAGAAACCGTGAGAATTTCCCTGCGTTTGCTAATAACCAGCGCATGCCGGCTTCAGGGCGAATGTAAGAAGGCCACGCCCCTCGAAGGCGGAACTGGGCCAGACATGCAACTGGTCACCCAGCAGGTCATCCAATGCGCCTATGACATCGCCAAGGCTGCTAAGCAACTGGTTACCATAACTACCAAAGAGAACAACAACTGA
- the git2a gene encoding ARF GTPase-activating protein GIT2a isoform X3, which yields MSKRIRNSEVCADCGAPEPRWASVNRGVLICDDCCSVHRSLGRHSSQVRHLTHSSWPPTQLQMVQTLYNNGANAIWEHSILDPASGTGGKRKGNPQDKVYPNKAEFIRAKYQLLAFVHRGPCRDEDSCTAKDLSKQLHSSVRTGNLETSLRLLSLGAQANFFHPEKGNTPLHVAARAGQVSQAELLTVYGADPGAPDSCGKTPIDYARQAGHNDLADRLVDIQYELTDRLAFYLCGRKPDHKSGQHFIIPQLADSSQDLSELAKAARKKLQSLSNHLFEELAMDVYDEVDRRETDAVWLTTQNHSTLVTEATVVPFLPVNPEYSSTRNQGRQKLARFSAHEFATLVIDILSDAKRRQLGNPVTSPKETVELPFRGVASRHGSEDQDNDQPDYDIVASDEDTDIDLPSGKVDRTKSLDSDLSDGPVSMQEFLEVKNALLESEAKIQQLMKASKFEKQSSIQESDYDNTVNNSDLDDSGPGQRGRARSSGWLGESGSIPELDELGAEPESDSTLPSTEDVIRKTEQITKNIQELLRSAQGNNQNSFVPCSERILVAVTEMAALFPKKPRSETVRISLRLLITSACRLQGECKKATPLEGGTGPDMQLVTQQVIQCAYDIAKAAKQLVTITTKENNN from the exons ATGGTACAGACCTTATACAATAACGGTGCTAACGCGATATGGGAGCACTCTATTTTAGACCCTGCATCGGGAACGGGCGGGAAACGCAAAGGGAACCCTCAGGATAAAGTCTA CCCAAACAAGGCAGAGTTTATCAGAGCGAAATACCAGTTACTGGCTTTTGTTCATCGGGGGCCTTGTCGGGATGAAGACAGCTGCACAGCAAAGGATTTGAGTAAG CAACTCCACTCGAGTGTTCGGACAGGTAACCTGGAGACGTCGCTGCGTTTGCTGTCCCTCGGAGCTCAGGCCAACTTTTTCCATCCG GAAAAAGGCAACACGCCCCTGCATGTGGCCGCCAGGGCGGGGCAGGTCTCACAGGCAGAGCTGCTGACCGTGTACGGGGCCGACCCTGGCGCTCCAGACAGCTGCGGCAAGACTCCCATCGACTACGCAAG acaaGCTGGGCACAATGACCTGGCTGACAGACTCGTCGACATACAGTACGAGCTAACAGACAGATTAGCATTCTACCTCTGTGGAAGAAAACCCG ATCATAAAAGTGGACAACACTTCATCATACCGCAGCTTGCTGACAG CAGCCAGGATTTGTCCGAGCTGGCAAAAGCAGCGAGAAAGAAACTGCAATCT CTCAGCAATCATTTGTTTGAGGAGCTGGCCATGGATGTGTATGATGAAGtggacagaagagaaacagatgcCG TGTGGCTGacaacacagaaccacagcacGTTGGTAACGGAGGCCACCGTTGTCCCTTTCCTTCCTGTCAACCCGGAGTATTCATCAACACGAAACCAG GGAAGGCAGAAACTTGCCAGATTCAGCGCACATGAATTTGCTACGCTGGTCATTGATATCCTGAGCGATGCGAAACGTCGACAGCTGGGAAATCCGGTGACTAGCCCTAAAG AGACCGTGGAACTTCCGTTTAGGGGTGTGGCCAGTCGTCACGGCAGCGAAGACCAAGACAACGACCAGCCAGACTATGACATCGTGGCGTCCGACGAGGACACAGACATTGACCTGCCCTCTGGCAAAGTAGACCGGACCAAG AGCCTTGACTCCGACTTATCCGACGGGCCAGTCTCGATGCAAGAGTTTTTGGAGGTGAAAAATGCCCTCTTGGAGTCTGAGGCGAAGATCCAGCAGCTCATGAAA GCCTCAAAGTTTGAAAAGCAAAGCAGCATACAGGAAAGTGATTACGACAACACAGTCAACAACTCTGACCTTGACGACTCAGG CCCAGGCCAGAGGGGACGGGCGCGGAGCAGCGGTTGGCTGGGGGAGAGCGGATCCATCCCCGAGCTTGACGAACTAGGGGCGGAGCCTGAGTCGGACTCCACCCTCCCCAGCACGGAGGACGTCATCCGTAAGACAGAACAGATCACCAAGAACATCCAAGAGCTGTTGCGTTCGGCTCAGGGCAACAACCAAAACAG CTTTGTACCCTGTTCAGAAAGAATTCTTGTGGCTGTGACAGAAATGGCTGCCCTATTTCCCAAG AAACCACGATCAGAAACCGTGAGAATTTCCCTGCGTTTGCTAATAACCAGCGCATGCCGGCTTCAGGGCGAATGTAAGAAGGCCACGCCCCTCGAAGGCGGAACTGGGCCAGACATGCAACTGGTCACCCAGCAGGTCATCCAATGCGCCTATGACATCGCCAAGGCTGCTAAGCAACTGGTTACCATAACTACCAAAGAGAACAACAACTGA
- the git2a gene encoding ARF GTPase-activating protein GIT2a isoform X1, with product MSKRIRNSEVCADCGAPEPRWASVNRGVLICDDCCSVHRSLGRHSSQVRHLTHSSWPPTQLQMVQTLYNNGANAIWEHSILDPASGTGGKRKGNPQDKVYPNKAEFIRAKYQLLAFVHRGPCRDEDSCTAKDLSKQLHSSVRTGNLETSLRLLSLGAQANFFHPEKGNTPLHVAARAGQVSQAELLTVYGADPGAPDSCGKTPIDYARQAGHNDLADRLVDIQYELTDRLAFYLCGRKPDHKSGQHFIIPQLADSSQDLSELAKAARKKLQSLSNHLFEELAMDVYDEVDRRETDAVWLTTQNHSTLVTEATVVPFLPVNPEYSSTRNQGRQKLARFSAHEFATLVIDILSDAKRRQLGNPVTSPKETVELPFRGVASRHGSEDQDNDQPDYDIVASDEDTDIDLPSGKVDRTKSLDSDLSDGPVSMQEFLEVKNALLESEAKIQQLMKANNTLSDELQLMQKKLLSLQSENSHLRHQVTTTHTYQAPSGPDYTDPSSPSGLKRRASAARASRPTSMYETGSGLKPFLPKGESSYPEENLPTLKLFPPHASKFEKQSSIQESDYDNTVNNSDLDDSGPGQRGRARSSGWLGESGSIPELDELGAEPESDSTLPSTEDVIRKTEQITKNIQELLRSAQGNNQNSFVPCSERILVAVTEMAALFPKKPRSETVRISLRLLITSACRLQGECKKATPLEGGTGPDMQLVTQQVIQCAYDIAKAAKQLVTITTKENNN from the exons ATGGTACAGACCTTATACAATAACGGTGCTAACGCGATATGGGAGCACTCTATTTTAGACCCTGCATCGGGAACGGGCGGGAAACGCAAAGGGAACCCTCAGGATAAAGTCTA CCCAAACAAGGCAGAGTTTATCAGAGCGAAATACCAGTTACTGGCTTTTGTTCATCGGGGGCCTTGTCGGGATGAAGACAGCTGCACAGCAAAGGATTTGAGTAAG CAACTCCACTCGAGTGTTCGGACAGGTAACCTGGAGACGTCGCTGCGTTTGCTGTCCCTCGGAGCTCAGGCCAACTTTTTCCATCCG GAAAAAGGCAACACGCCCCTGCATGTGGCCGCCAGGGCGGGGCAGGTCTCACAGGCAGAGCTGCTGACCGTGTACGGGGCCGACCCTGGCGCTCCAGACAGCTGCGGCAAGACTCCCATCGACTACGCAAG acaaGCTGGGCACAATGACCTGGCTGACAGACTCGTCGACATACAGTACGAGCTAACAGACAGATTAGCATTCTACCTCTGTGGAAGAAAACCCG ATCATAAAAGTGGACAACACTTCATCATACCGCAGCTTGCTGACAG CAGCCAGGATTTGTCCGAGCTGGCAAAAGCAGCGAGAAAGAAACTGCAATCT CTCAGCAATCATTTGTTTGAGGAGCTGGCCATGGATGTGTATGATGAAGtggacagaagagaaacagatgcCG TGTGGCTGacaacacagaaccacagcacGTTGGTAACGGAGGCCACCGTTGTCCCTTTCCTTCCTGTCAACCCGGAGTATTCATCAACACGAAACCAG GGAAGGCAGAAACTTGCCAGATTCAGCGCACATGAATTTGCTACGCTGGTCATTGATATCCTGAGCGATGCGAAACGTCGACAGCTGGGAAATCCGGTGACTAGCCCTAAAG AGACCGTGGAACTTCCGTTTAGGGGTGTGGCCAGTCGTCACGGCAGCGAAGACCAAGACAACGACCAGCCAGACTATGACATCGTGGCGTCCGACGAGGACACAGACATTGACCTGCCCTCTGGCAAAGTAGACCGGACCAAG AGCCTTGACTCCGACTTATCCGACGGGCCAGTCTCGATGCAAGAGTTTTTGGAGGTGAAAAATGCCCTCTTGGAGTCTGAGGCGAAGATCCAGCAGCTCATGAAAGCCAACAACACTTTGAGCGATGAACTGCAGCTAATGCAGAAAAAG CTTCTCTCGCTGCAAAGCGAGAACTCCCACCTCAGGCATCAGGTCACTACCACCCATACCTACCAGGCCCCCAGCGGGCCAGACTACACAGACCCCTCCAGCCCTTCGGGCCTTAAACGCCGGGCGTCCGCGGCACGAGCCAGCCGGCCCACGTCTATGTACGAAACGGGCTCGGGCCTGAAACCTTTTCTCCCTAAGGGAGAGAGCTCGTACCCTGAGGAAAACCTCCCGACCCTCAAACTTTTCCCACCTCAT GCCTCAAAGTTTGAAAAGCAAAGCAGCATACAGGAAAGTGATTACGACAACACAGTCAACAACTCTGACCTTGACGACTCAGG CCCAGGCCAGAGGGGACGGGCGCGGAGCAGCGGTTGGCTGGGGGAGAGCGGATCCATCCCCGAGCTTGACGAACTAGGGGCGGAGCCTGAGTCGGACTCCACCCTCCCCAGCACGGAGGACGTCATCCGTAAGACAGAACAGATCACCAAGAACATCCAAGAGCTGTTGCGTTCGGCTCAGGGCAACAACCAAAACAG CTTTGTACCCTGTTCAGAAAGAATTCTTGTGGCTGTGACAGAAATGGCTGCCCTATTTCCCAAG AAACCACGATCAGAAACCGTGAGAATTTCCCTGCGTTTGCTAATAACCAGCGCATGCCGGCTTCAGGGCGAATGTAAGAAGGCCACGCCCCTCGAAGGCGGAACTGGGCCAGACATGCAACTGGTCACCCAGCAGGTCATCCAATGCGCCTATGACATCGCCAAGGCTGCTAAGCAACTGGTTACCATAACTACCAAAGAGAACAACAACTGA